TATGACGCTGCCCTCGGCCGAGCCGCACGATTTCACGCAAAACACATCATCGAGGCCTCGTGCTGGTGCGAGGACCACTCTTCGTGCTGCCCGCTCGAAGCTGGGCCCGATGAGCCACAGTGTGCCCAACCCGCAAGTGGTTGTGGCGTGATGGATGCCGCGGATCGCGTGAGCATGTTCAGCCCTGCTTATTCCGGCGAGAACATGGCGATGGGCCAGCCCACGCCGCAGTCTGCGATTGAAGGTTGGACTTTCTCCGAGGGGCACTGGTCAAACATCAATAATGCTGGGCACCGACTGCTTGGAACCGGCTACTACCCGACCGCCTGGGTTCAGGACTTTGGCGTCGGTGGCTCGCCGCCTGTGATCGGCGACGGTATTCATATGGGGGCGAGCACGTCCTCAAAGTTTGGCATCACGTATTACCAACCAGGGACGGGCGGGCCGCGTGTGGCAATGGTCATCGTCAATGGCGAGTGTCACGATCTTGATCTCGTCTACGGCACCCCGGAACACGGTTCATTTGAAACCACGGTCAGCCTCGACCAAGGCTGTAATCGCTACTACTTCCATTTCACTGATGGGCAAGGAAACGACATCACTTACCCGTCTCGCGGAAGTTTTGGCGTGGGTGATGGGTGTGAGTTTTACGTTGAGGAGCGCCCCGCGGACACGTGCTCTCCGAGCGGGCAAACATGTGAAACTGGAGACACGCGCGCCTGCTACACCGGACCCTTTGGCACCCGAGATGTGGGTGTTTGCGCCTCAGGAGTTGAGCGTTGTGTAGGGTCACAATGGACAGGCGAATGTCTGAACCAGATTGTGCCGGGCGAAGAAATTTGCGATGGAACAGATGCCGATTGTGACGGCGAGGTCGATGAAGGTTGTGAGGTTGAAGAACCCGTGGTCGAAGAACCACTTCCTGATCCGATAGACGCGCCAACAGAAGAATCGCCAACCAAGGAATCTGAAGGTTGCGCCTCGGCGGGAATGGGTTATGTGTGGCTTTGGTCGTTTGCTCTCATGATGGGCGCGTTCAGTCGCCGGCGGCGACGGTGAAATATTGAGGAATGTTATGAAAAGAGCGTTGATTGTCGCGCCATTGCTTGCGCTTGGGTGTACCACGGACGTGGAAAAACCCGCTCCAGATACTGAGACTCAGGGCCAGAACTTAGGCGAGTCGACTCAGGCTTATTATTTCTCGGGCATCGGTGCCGGTGAGATGCCGACCATGCAAGAACGCGTGGCGATTCACCTCGCAAACCGCGTCAGAACTGCCCCTTACGTTTGGGGTATCCAGACCGAAGAGGGTGAGCCGGTCGACCCAATTGCTGCTTTGACATACCAGCCCTTCTTCGCTGAAGCAGGCCGCTGGCAAGGCGCTCACGCGATTCAGTATCAGTGTTTCTGTACCCCGGGCATGATGCCGGCCCCTCAAGATTACAACACGTGTTGTGAAATGGGCCTGAAGAATGGTGAGGTCCAGTGCGTTGGGCCGATCACGACCTGTGAAGAAGGCACTGAAGAGGCAGACCGCTGGGCTCTCTTGAACAGAGGTCCCGGTGTCATCAACAACGAATTCTTCTGGCCAGGTGATTTGCCTGCCGGAATCCCAACGCTTCCAGGCGAGCTGGCGGCGAACTTCTTGGTGCAGAACTCACTCGGCGCGCTTTTTAGCCCTCGAGATCGCGCAGCAGCGTTCTCTCAAGTCAATACACCGATTATCCCTCAGGAATGCCAACCACAGTTTGAGCCATGCGCTCAGGGCATTTGTACCGATATCGATACCGGTGCAAATGAGTGCGATACGGCTCTGAATCCGG
This Microvenator marinus DNA region includes the following protein-coding sequences:
- a CDS encoding CAP domain-containing protein, whose amino-acid sequence is MKLFFLITSLFFLSCSDGFQTPEAPADADLMSRNFALGEPIDGYPSYEERVVLYLTNQLRTEPQAFNEQGAYAPTPPLRYDAALGRAARFHAKHIIEASCWCEDHSSCCPLEAGPDEPQCAQPASGCGVMDAADRVSMFSPAYSGENMAMGQPTPQSAIEGWTFSEGHWSNINNAGHRLLGTGYYPTAWVQDFGVGGSPPVIGDGIHMGASTSSKFGITYYQPGTGGPRVAMVIVNGECHDLDLVYGTPEHGSFETTVSLDQGCNRYYFHFTDGQGNDITYPSRGSFGVGDGCEFYVEERPADTCSPSGQTCETGDTRACYTGPFGTRDVGVCASGVERCVGSQWTGECLNQIVPGEEICDGTDADCDGEVDEGCEVEEPVVEEPLPDPIDAPTEESPTKESEGCASAGMGYVWLWSFALMMGAFSRRRRR